One stretch of Acanthochromis polyacanthus isolate Apoly-LR-REF ecotype Palm Island chromosome 16, KAUST_Apoly_ChrSc, whole genome shotgun sequence DNA includes these proteins:
- the lyrm2 gene encoding LYR motif-containing protein 2 produces the protein MMMSRLPTTALTLKQFLQRQKVLGIYRNMLKTIRQVPDEADRKYLRDWARGEFKRNKNATEQDAIRMMITQANNHLEELQKSLALARS, from the exons ATGATGATGTCAAGGTTACCTACAACAGCGCTTACTTTAAAACAG TTTCTACAGAGGCAGAAGGTTTTGGGGATTTACAGAAACATGCTGAAGACCATACGACAGGTACCGGACGAGGCCGACAGGAAGTACCTGAGAGACTGGGCCAGAGGGGAGTTCAAGAGGAATAAGAACGCCACAGAACAG GATGCCATCCGCATGATGATCACACAAGCCAACAACcatctggaggagctgcagaagtCTCTGGCGTTGGCCAGAAGTTAA